A window of Chaetodon auriga isolate fChaAug3 chromosome 2, fChaAug3.hap1, whole genome shotgun sequence contains these coding sequences:
- the pmepa1 gene encoding protein TMEPAI: protein MLNLMGVLNATAANVSCTCNCKRYTSLQSMEITQLEFVQILVIVVVMMVMVVVITCLLNHYRLSARSLLSRHAPTRRRHLPLASEGSLWSSEGTGTNSGLNEHQVYNTRPPDRGASSYLQREPQHAQPQSQPPLQSQRFQHTYAPSRFQPTYPYLPQSLIDLPPTICLSDGEEPPPYQGPCTLQLRDPEQQMELNRESVRAPPNRTVFDSHPLDPSSSCLQASLQAPPPSVHPGISVLEAQEALSRQQKQGSRVEGAPPTYSEVIGHYYHPTSLTPSHNHRTVSSSQSPASSFIHGLLRPPLQQQGSVENRNAKNTKEKSQKPQQV from the exons CCCAGCTGGAATTCGTCCAGATCCTGGTGAtcgtggtggtgatgatggtgatggtggtggtcaTCACCTGTCTGCTGAACCACTACCGCCTATCAGCACGCTCCCTCCTCTCCAGACACGCCCCCACACGCAGGAGACACCTGCCATTGGCCAGC gaGGGAAGTCTGTGGTCCTCTGAGGGCACGGGGACCAACAGTGGTCTAAATGAG CACCAGGTGTATAACACACGTCCTCCAGACAGAGGAGCCTCGTCCTACCTACAGCGGGAGCCCCAGCACGCCCAGCCCCAGTCCCAGCCTCCCCTCCAGTCCCAGCGCTTCCAGCACACATACGCCCCCAGTCGCTTCCAGCCCACGTACCCCTACCTGCCCCAGAGCCTCATCGATCTTCCGCCCACCATCTGCCTCTCAGACGGGGAGGAGCCCCCGCCGTACCAGGGCCCCTGCACCCTGCAGCTCCGAGACCCGGAGCAACAGATGGAGCTGAACCGCGAGTCGGTCAGAGCGCCGCCCAACCGAACAGTGTTCGACTCCCACCCGCTCGACCCGTCCAGCTCCTGCCTGCAGGCCAG TCTGCAGGCCCCTCCTCCGAGCGTCCACCCAGGCATCAGTGTGCTAGAAGCCCAGGAGGCCTTGTCCCGGCAGCAGAAGCAGGGCTCTCGAGTAGAAGGAGCTCCCCCGACCTACAGCGAGGTGATCGGGCACTACTACCACCCGACATCCCTGACCCCCAGCCACAACCATCGGACTGTCTCGTCCTCACAATCACCTGCGTCCTCGTTCATACACGGTCTGCTGCGACCTCCGCTTCAGCAGCAAGGAAGCGTGGAAAACAGGAATGCAAAGAATACGAAGGAGAAATCCCAGAAGCCCCAGCAGGTGTGA